A window of Clavibacter michiganensis contains these coding sequences:
- a CDS encoding DsbA family protein, with amino-acid sequence MSDVENSPRTTAVEFWFDPSCPWAWMTSRWVDEVARHRDLDITWRVMSLAVLNEDKADDPNFAAFLPRALRFTRLVAAVEAEHGAEHVKPLYDALGARIHLRDQKDADVVIPEVLAELGLPAELSETSRTDRYDEPMRASHFDGIERVGQDVGTPVIAVDGVAFFGPVISPAPKGEEAVKLWDGVVAVAAYPGFFEIKRSRTVGPIFD; translated from the coding sequence ATGTCCGACGTTGAGAACAGCCCCCGCACCACCGCCGTCGAGTTCTGGTTCGACCCGTCCTGCCCCTGGGCGTGGATGACCTCCCGCTGGGTCGACGAGGTCGCCCGCCACCGCGACCTCGACATCACCTGGCGGGTCATGAGCCTCGCCGTCCTCAACGAGGACAAGGCAGACGACCCGAACTTCGCCGCGTTCCTCCCGCGCGCCCTCCGCTTCACCCGCCTCGTCGCCGCGGTCGAGGCCGAGCACGGGGCGGAGCACGTCAAGCCGCTGTACGACGCCCTCGGCGCGCGGATCCACCTCCGCGACCAGAAGGACGCCGACGTCGTGATCCCCGAGGTCCTCGCGGAGCTCGGCCTCCCCGCGGAGCTCTCGGAGACGAGCCGCACCGACCGCTACGACGAGCCCATGCGCGCCAGCCACTTCGACGGCATCGAGCGCGTCGGCCAGGATGTCGGCACGCCCGTCATCGCGGTCGACGGGGTCGCGTTCTTCGGTCCCGTCATCTCGCCCGCGCCGAAGGGCGAGGAGGCCGTCAAGCTGTGGGACGGCGTCGTCGCCGTGGCCGCGTACCCGGGCTTCTTCGAGATCAAGCGCTCGCGCACCGTGGGCCCCATCTTCGACTGA
- a CDS encoding Fpg/Nei family DNA glycosylase — translation MPEGHSIHRIAKQFEAHFVGDVVQASSPQGRFAEGAAVLDGRRLVAARAVGKQMFLEFDGDVWLRVHLGLYGAWDFAGDVSTLNRMGQNGMRGDVPVDDRVGDAPVDSDAEDSLASIGAPRRARLRMAEQEKVHDPFSAEAWPPEPVGQVRVRLLTEHAVADLRGPTACVVASPEEVQQAIDKLGPDPLVDGGKRSEDRFTATVRKKPTAIGLLLMDQAVVSGIGNVYRAELLFRARQNPHTPGRDVPEDVVRGLWKDWSKLLRKGVEVGQMMTMDGLRGKRLDAALRNRADRHWVYHREGLPCRVCGTNIVMEEAAGRKLYWCPYCQA, via the coding sequence GTGCCCGAGGGGCATTCGATCCACCGGATCGCGAAGCAGTTCGAGGCGCACTTCGTCGGCGACGTCGTGCAGGCGTCGTCGCCGCAGGGCCGCTTCGCCGAGGGGGCGGCCGTGCTGGACGGACGACGGCTCGTCGCCGCTCGGGCCGTGGGGAAGCAGATGTTCCTCGAGTTCGACGGCGACGTCTGGCTCCGCGTGCACCTCGGCCTCTACGGCGCGTGGGACTTCGCGGGCGATGTCTCCACGCTCAACCGGATGGGGCAGAACGGCATGCGCGGCGACGTCCCCGTGGACGACCGGGTCGGTGACGCGCCCGTCGACTCCGACGCGGAGGACTCGCTCGCGAGCATCGGCGCGCCCCGCCGGGCGCGCCTCCGCATGGCCGAGCAGGAGAAGGTCCACGACCCGTTCTCGGCCGAGGCGTGGCCGCCAGAGCCCGTGGGCCAGGTGCGCGTTCGGCTCCTGACCGAGCACGCCGTGGCGGATCTCCGCGGTCCCACCGCATGCGTCGTCGCGAGCCCCGAGGAGGTGCAGCAGGCCATCGACAAGCTCGGACCGGATCCCCTCGTCGACGGCGGGAAGCGCTCCGAGGACCGCTTCACCGCGACCGTGCGGAAGAAGCCGACCGCGATCGGCCTGCTGCTGATGGACCAGGCGGTGGTCAGCGGCATCGGCAACGTCTACCGCGCCGAGCTGCTGTTCCGCGCCCGGCAGAACCCGCACACACCGGGGCGTGACGTGCCCGAGGACGTCGTGCGGGGGCTCTGGAAGGACTGGTCGAAGCTGCTGCGCAAGGGCGTCGAGGTCGGCCAGATGATGACGATGGACGGCCTGCGCGGCAAGAGGCTCGACGCGGCGCTGCGCAACCGCGCGGACCGGCACTGGGTCTACCACCGCGAGGGGCTGCCGTGCCGGGTGTGCGGCACGAACATCGTGATGGAGGAGGCCGCCGGCCGGAAGCTGTACTGGTGCCCGTACTGCCAGGCGTGA
- a CDS encoding ribose-5-phosphate isomerase yields MRIHIATDHAGLDFSRYLTGHLTDAGHDVVDHGPTSYDALDDYPSFCIRAARAVVADQRDGATALGVVFGGSGNGEQIAANKVEGVRAALVWNLSTAVLARQHNDANVISIGARQHTVEEATAFIDAFIAEPFSAEERHARRIAQLAEYETTGAIAGHPVTD; encoded by the coding sequence ATGCGCATCCACATCGCGACCGACCACGCGGGCCTCGACTTCTCGAGGTACCTCACCGGGCACCTGACCGACGCCGGCCACGACGTCGTCGACCACGGGCCCACGTCCTACGACGCGCTCGACGACTACCCGTCGTTCTGCATCCGCGCTGCCCGAGCCGTCGTCGCCGACCAGCGCGACGGCGCGACCGCGCTCGGCGTGGTGTTCGGCGGGTCGGGCAACGGCGAGCAGATCGCGGCCAACAAGGTCGAGGGCGTCCGCGCGGCGCTCGTCTGGAACCTGTCGACGGCCGTGCTCGCGCGCCAGCACAACGACGCCAACGTGATCTCCATCGGCGCCCGCCAGCACACGGTCGAGGAGGCCACGGCCTTCATCGACGCCTTCATCGCCGAGCCGTTCTCCGCGGAGGAGCGGCACGCGCGCCGCATCGCGCAGCTGGCCGAGTACGAGACGACGGGGGCCATCGCCGGTCACCCCGTCACCGACTAG
- the pepN gene encoding aminopeptidase N, translating into MPGENLTRVEAEERAALLAVSEYDVTLDLTRGAEVFGSTTTVRFTATAGASTFIDAITRTVHAVTLNGRELDPTAVSDSVRIRLDDLAQENELTVVADAMYTNTGEGLHRFVDPVDDEVYLYSQFEVPDSRRMFAVFEQPDLKAVFRFTVTAPSHWEVVSNSPTPEPTPAADGASTWTFEPTLRMSSYITALIAGPYGVVRSELTSRDGRTIPLGVFARKSLMEHLDADYVFEKTREGFAFYEERFDYPYPFPKYDQLFVPEFNAGAMENAGAVTFVESYVFRSKVTDAVKERRVTTILHELAHMWFGDLVTMKWWDDLWLNESFATYISTLATAEGTEWTGAWTTFNAGEKSWAYNQDQLPSTHPVYATINDLEDVQVNFDGITYAKGASVLRQLVAYVGQDEFLAGVAAYFKRHAFGNSTLRDFTTELEGTSGRDLERWTDLWLKTSGVNTLRPEIETDEDGAITSFAVLQEAAEDYPTLRPHRLAIGFYELRDAKLVRTERFELDVDGDRTEVAELVGRQRPALVLLNDDDLTYAKIRLDPASLEVAMRHLAAFEDSLARSLVFASVWDATRDGEIRARDYARLVLDNVATEDESTALRYALAQLTVAASSYSAPDHRDELLATVATELWALTAQAVPGSDNQFQFLRTFAQVAQEPAQLDHVQALLDGTETLEGVEIDADLRWELLTALVAGGRAGTAEIDTALAADRTATGAQSAAQARAALPTAEGKRAAWASVWEADTEPNTIVRTTGLGFRRAADSELLRPYVGAYFDALQGVWESRSYAIAAALIGGFYPSPLADEELRDATVAWLDANPEPPALRRLVSELLSGVERALRAQAKDAE; encoded by the coding sequence ATGCCAGGAGAGAACCTCACCCGCGTCGAGGCTGAGGAGCGTGCCGCGCTGCTGGCCGTGTCCGAGTACGACGTGACGCTCGACCTCACCCGGGGCGCGGAGGTGTTCGGATCCACCACGACCGTGCGCTTCACCGCCACGGCGGGCGCGTCCACGTTCATCGACGCGATCACCCGCACGGTCCACGCCGTGACCCTCAACGGCCGCGAGCTCGACCCCACCGCCGTCAGCGACAGCGTGCGGATCCGCCTCGACGACCTCGCGCAGGAGAACGAGCTCACGGTCGTCGCCGACGCCATGTACACGAACACGGGCGAGGGCCTGCACCGGTTCGTCGATCCCGTCGACGACGAGGTCTACCTGTACTCGCAGTTCGAGGTGCCGGACTCCCGCCGCATGTTCGCGGTGTTCGAGCAGCCCGACCTCAAGGCGGTCTTCCGCTTCACGGTCACGGCTCCCTCGCACTGGGAGGTCGTCTCCAACTCCCCCACGCCCGAGCCCACGCCCGCAGCCGACGGCGCGTCCACGTGGACCTTCGAGCCGACGCTCCGCATGTCGAGCTACATCACGGCGCTCATCGCGGGCCCGTACGGCGTCGTCCGCAGCGAGCTCACCTCGCGCGACGGCCGCACGATCCCGCTCGGCGTCTTCGCCCGCAAGTCGCTCATGGAGCACCTCGACGCCGACTACGTGTTCGAGAAGACCCGCGAGGGCTTCGCGTTCTACGAGGAGCGCTTCGACTACCCGTACCCGTTCCCGAAGTACGACCAGCTGTTCGTCCCCGAGTTCAACGCGGGCGCGATGGAGAACGCGGGCGCCGTGACCTTCGTCGAGAGCTACGTGTTCCGCTCCAAGGTCACCGACGCCGTGAAGGAGCGCCGGGTCACGACGATCCTGCACGAGCTCGCGCACATGTGGTTCGGCGACCTGGTCACCATGAAGTGGTGGGACGACCTGTGGCTCAACGAGTCCTTCGCGACCTACATCTCGACCCTGGCCACGGCCGAGGGCACCGAGTGGACGGGCGCCTGGACCACGTTCAACGCCGGCGAGAAGTCGTGGGCCTACAACCAGGACCAGCTCCCCAGCACCCACCCGGTCTACGCGACCATCAACGACCTGGAGGACGTGCAGGTCAACTTCGACGGCATCACGTACGCCAAGGGCGCGTCGGTGCTCCGCCAGCTCGTCGCCTACGTCGGCCAGGACGAGTTCCTCGCCGGTGTGGCCGCCTACTTCAAGCGCCACGCGTTCGGCAACTCGACGCTGCGGGACTTCACGACGGAGCTCGAGGGCACGAGCGGCCGCGACCTCGAGCGCTGGACCGACCTGTGGCTGAAGACCTCCGGCGTCAACACGCTGCGTCCAGAGATCGAGACGGACGAGGACGGCGCCATCACGTCGTTCGCCGTCCTGCAGGAGGCCGCGGAGGACTACCCGACGCTCCGCCCGCACCGCCTCGCCATCGGCTTCTACGAGCTCCGCGACGCGAAGCTGGTCCGCACGGAGCGCTTCGAGCTCGACGTCGACGGCGACCGCACCGAGGTCGCCGAGCTCGTCGGGCGCCAGCGCCCCGCGCTCGTGCTGCTGAACGACGACGACCTCACCTACGCGAAGATCCGCCTGGATCCCGCGTCGCTCGAGGTCGCCATGCGGCACCTCGCCGCGTTCGAGGACTCGCTCGCCCGCTCGCTCGTGTTCGCCTCGGTCTGGGACGCGACGCGCGACGGCGAGATCCGCGCCCGCGACTACGCGCGCCTCGTGCTCGACAACGTCGCGACCGAGGACGAGTCGACGGCCCTCCGCTACGCGCTCGCGCAGCTCACCGTCGCGGCCTCGTCGTACTCGGCTCCGGACCACCGGGACGAGCTGCTCGCCACGGTCGCCACGGAGCTGTGGGCGCTCACGGCGCAGGCGGTGCCCGGATCCGACAACCAGTTCCAGTTCCTGCGCACCTTCGCGCAGGTCGCGCAGGAGCCGGCCCAGCTGGATCACGTGCAGGCGCTGCTCGACGGCACCGAGACGCTCGAGGGCGTCGAGATCGACGCCGACCTCCGCTGGGAGCTGCTGACCGCGCTCGTCGCGGGCGGTCGCGCCGGCACCGCCGAGATCGACACGGCCCTCGCGGCCGACCGCACGGCCACGGGCGCGCAGTCCGCGGCCCAGGCCCGTGCGGCCCTCCCCACCGCGGAGGGCAAGCGCGCGGCGTGGGCGTCCGTGTGGGAGGCCGACACCGAGCCGAACACGATCGTCCGCACGACGGGCCTCGGCTTCCGCCGCGCCGCCGACTCCGAGCTGCTGCGTCCGTACGTGGGCGCGTACTTCGACGCCCTGCAGGGCGTGTGGGAGTCGCGCAGCTACGCCATCGCGGCGGCGCTGATCGGCGGCTTCTACCCGTCGCCGCTCGCCGACGAGGAGCTGCGCGACGCGACCGTCGCCTGGCTCGACGCGAACCCCGAGCCGCCGGCGCTCCGCCGACTCGTCAGCGAGCTGCTGTCGGGCGTCGAGCGGGCGCTGCGGGCGCAGGCGAAGGACGCCGAGTAG